In Parvivirga hydrogeniphila, one genomic interval encodes:
- a CDS encoding argininosuccinate synthase — protein MTRPTCVLAYSGGLDTSVAIRWLMENKGVDVVALAVDVGQERQDLEMVRAKALAIGAVESIVKDVREEFVNDFLAKALRANALYENKYPLLSALSRPIIVKHLVEEAHRCGARYIAHGCTGKGNDQVRFEVGIAALDPDIEVIAPVREWELKTREQEMEYAARYGIPVPTTKSSPYSIDDNLWGRAIECGVLEDPWVEPPADIYTLTADSRGGACDEPEYVEISFEQGLPVALDGTPMSFHDIIVRMNEIAGKHGFGRIDMIENRLVGVKSREIYEVPGALTLITAHKALEDLCLERELLHYKLGVEQKWAELVYNGMWYSPLKEALDGFIDTTQQLVTGDVRLRFYKGSCVTVGRRSPYSLYDYNLATYDAADTFDHKAAAGFVQLWGLPTKVWARQRRKVGKEGEV, from the coding sequence GTGACACGACCCACGTGCGTCCTCGCGTACTCCGGCGGGCTCGACACCTCGGTGGCGATCCGGTGGCTCATGGAGAACAAGGGCGTCGACGTCGTCGCGCTTGCCGTGGACGTCGGGCAGGAGCGGCAGGACCTGGAGATGGTCCGCGCCAAGGCGCTCGCCATCGGCGCGGTCGAATCCATCGTGAAAGACGTGCGCGAGGAGTTCGTCAACGACTTCCTGGCGAAGGCGCTGCGAGCGAACGCGCTGTACGAGAACAAGTACCCGCTGCTCTCCGCGCTCTCGCGCCCGATCATCGTGAAGCACCTCGTCGAGGAGGCGCACCGCTGCGGCGCGCGCTACATAGCGCACGGCTGCACCGGCAAGGGCAACGACCAGGTGCGGTTCGAGGTCGGCATCGCCGCGCTCGACCCCGACATCGAGGTCATCGCGCCGGTGCGCGAGTGGGAGCTCAAGACGCGGGAGCAGGAGATGGAGTACGCGGCGCGGTACGGGATCCCGGTGCCCACCACGAAGTCGAGCCCGTACTCGATCGACGACAACCTCTGGGGCCGCGCCATCGAGTGCGGCGTGCTCGAAGACCCGTGGGTCGAGCCGCCGGCGGACATCTACACGCTCACGGCCGACTCGCGCGGCGGCGCGTGCGACGAGCCGGAGTACGTGGAGATCTCCTTCGAGCAAGGTCTTCCGGTGGCGCTCGACGGGACGCCCATGAGCTTCCACGACATCATCGTGCGCATGAACGAGATCGCCGGCAAGCACGGCTTCGGGCGGATCGACATGATCGAGAACAGGCTCGTCGGCGTGAAAAGCCGCGAGATATACGAGGTGCCCGGCGCGCTCACGCTCATCACGGCCCACAAGGCGCTTGAGGACCTCTGCCTCGAGCGGGAGCTTCTGCACTACAAGCTCGGCGTCGAGCAGAAGTGGGCCGAGCTCGTCTACAACGGCATGTGGTACTCGCCGCTCAAAGAGGCGCTCGACGGCTTCATCGACACCACGCAGCAGCTGGTCACGGGCGACGTGCGTCTGCGGTTCTACAAGGGGTCGTGCGTGACGGTCGGCAGGCGCTCGCCGTACTCGCTGTACGACTACAATCTTGCGACCTACGATGCGGCCGACACCTTCGACCACAAGGCCGCCGCGGGCTTCGTGCAGCTGTGGGGGCTTCCCACGAAGGTGTGGGCGCGCCAGCGCCGCAAGGTCGGCAAGGAAGGCGAGGTGTAG
- the argF gene encoding ornithine carbamoyltransferase: MQSLMGRDLLTLGELTPEELTAVLDRADAQKRARANARRSPQMTGRSAALIFMKPSMRTRVSFELACVDLGLHPVVLGPGDAFSRNETIHDTVKVLERYVDVIVIRTFAQADVEEIALHASVPVVNALTDDYHPCQVLADLLTIRERRGALAGLRLAYVGDGNNMANTLMLGGALAGMDVVVASPAGFEPKERFVHDAVALAERYGTGASIRVIRSPEEAVRGADVVVTDTWASMGQEAEHDARVAAFRGYTVTPELMALAKPDAIFMHCLPAHRGEEVLDEVIDGPQSVVFDEAENRLHAQRAWLSLVLS, from the coding sequence ATGCAAAGTCTTATGGGCAGGGACCTCCTGACGCTCGGCGAGCTCACGCCCGAGGAGCTCACGGCGGTGCTCGACCGGGCAGACGCGCAGAAGCGGGCACGGGCGAACGCGCGGCGCTCGCCGCAGATGACGGGCCGTTCGGCGGCGCTGATCTTCATGAAGCCGTCGATGCGCACGCGCGTCTCGTTCGAGCTCGCGTGCGTCGATCTGGGCCTGCACCCGGTGGTGCTCGGTCCCGGCGATGCCTTCTCGCGCAACGAGACCATCCACGACACCGTCAAGGTCCTCGAGCGGTACGTGGACGTCATCGTCATCCGCACCTTCGCGCAGGCAGACGTCGAGGAGATCGCGCTGCACGCGTCAGTGCCGGTCGTCAACGCGCTCACCGACGACTACCACCCGTGCCAGGTGCTTGCCGATCTGCTCACCATCCGCGAGCGCAGGGGCGCTCTTGCCGGCCTGCGTCTCGCGTACGTCGGCGACGGCAACAACATGGCGAACACCCTCATGCTCGGCGGAGCGCTCGCCGGGATGGACGTGGTGGTGGCGTCTCCTGCGGGGTTCGAGCCGAAGGAGCGCTTCGTGCACGACGCCGTGGCGCTCGCTGAGCGGTACGGTACCGGAGCTTCGATCCGCGTGATCCGCTCGCCTGAGGAGGCGGTGCGTGGCGCCGACGTCGTCGTCACCGACACCTGGGCGTCGATGGGCCAAGAGGCCGAGCACGACGCACGGGTGGCGGCATTCCGTGGCTACACCGTGACGCCGGAGCTCATGGCGCTGGCCAAGCCGGACGCGATCTTCATGCACTGCCTGCCTGCACACCGGGGCGAAGAGGTGCTCGACGAGGTCATCGACGGACCGCAGTCCGTGGTGTTCGACGAAGCGGAGAACAGGTTGCACGCACAGCGGGCATGGCTCTCGCTGGTGCTCTCGTGA
- a CDS encoding arginine repressor encodes MRKRKQRQEAIRKIVRREHIKTQRELVDRLSQHGFDCTQATVSRDIADMGLRKLSEGFYVLAEDLHLQRMISELVVSVVRSGQLVLVKTTAGAGQGVAAAIDGAELDEVLGSIAGDDTILIIARSDAEAQAVVESIERYRGKRQ; translated from the coding sequence GTGCGGAAACGCAAGCAGCGGCAAGAGGCGATCCGCAAGATCGTCCGGCGGGAACACATCAAGACGCAGCGCGAGCTCGTCGATCGGCTGAGCCAGCACGGCTTCGACTGCACGCAAGCGACGGTGTCGCGCGACATCGCGGACATGGGGCTCCGGAAGCTTTCCGAGGGCTTCTACGTGCTGGCGGAGGACCTGCACCTGCAGCGGATGATCTCCGAGCTTGTCGTGTCGGTGGTGCGTTCCGGCCAGCTCGTGCTCGTCAAGACGACCGCGGGTGCCGGGCAAGGCGTGGCGGCGGCCATCGATGGGGCCGAGCTCGACGAGGTGCTCGGCTCGATCGCGGGCGACGACACGATCCTCATCATCGCGCGCAGCGACGCAGAAGCGCAGGCCGTGGTCGAGAGCATCGAGCGCTACCGCGGCAAGCGTCAGTAG
- a CDS encoding acetylornithine transaminase, producing MGEALTRAVDLDARYAWPTYARKPVLFVRGSGMRLYDEDGAEYLDFVAGIGVVNLGHAHPAVSRAVREQAERLVHVSNLYHVEHRAELEERLCTLFGEPSRVFLCNSGTEAVEAAIKLARAWGRSVRGEKCFRIVAAERSFHGRTFGALSATGQASKQAKFEPLVPGFTHVPLNDIDALERALGPDVCAVLLEPVQGEGGVFPCDVEYLKAVRSLCDERGVLLVLDEVQAGLYRTGPVFAHRAYGVRPDVMTLAKALANGLPAGAVLARAQVAEVLSPGDHGSTFAGGPVVCAAALATLDALTSERLGENATRAGAYLRDALERFGERTGLIAEIRGAGLMVGVTLTRPVAKTLADAALERRVLLNPIGDDIVRFLPPLVCTESEIDTLSAVMDDISKGL from the coding sequence GTGGGCGAAGCGCTGACGCGCGCAGTCGATCTCGACGCTCGGTACGCCTGGCCGACCTACGCGCGCAAGCCGGTGCTGTTCGTGCGCGGTTCGGGGATGCGCCTGTACGACGAGGACGGCGCCGAGTACCTGGACTTCGTGGCCGGCATCGGCGTCGTGAACCTCGGGCATGCGCACCCGGCGGTGTCGCGTGCGGTCCGAGAGCAGGCCGAACGGCTCGTCCACGTGAGCAACCTGTACCACGTCGAGCACCGCGCCGAACTGGAGGAGCGCTTGTGCACGCTGTTCGGCGAGCCGTCGCGCGTCTTCTTGTGCAACTCCGGCACGGAGGCCGTCGAGGCGGCCATCAAGCTCGCGCGCGCGTGGGGTAGGAGCGTGCGCGGGGAGAAGTGCTTCCGCATCGTCGCAGCCGAACGGTCGTTCCACGGGCGGACGTTCGGAGCGCTCTCGGCGACGGGCCAGGCGAGCAAACAAGCGAAGTTCGAGCCGCTCGTGCCCGGCTTCACCCACGTGCCGCTCAACGACATCGACGCGCTCGAGCGCGCGCTTGGTCCCGACGTGTGCGCGGTCCTGCTCGAACCGGTCCAAGGCGAAGGCGGCGTGTTCCCGTGCGACGTCGAGTACCTCAAAGCGGTGCGGTCGCTGTGCGACGAGCGCGGTGTGCTGCTCGTCCTCGACGAGGTGCAGGCGGGCCTGTATCGGACGGGCCCTGTGTTCGCGCACCGCGCGTACGGCGTGCGTCCGGACGTCATGACGCTTGCGAAAGCGCTCGCCAACGGACTGCCGGCGGGCGCCGTGCTCGCTCGCGCGCAGGTCGCGGAGGTGCTGTCGCCCGGCGACCACGGCTCCACGTTCGCGGGCGGTCCGGTGGTGTGCGCGGCCGCGCTCGCCACGCTGGATGCGCTGACGTCAGAGCGCCTGGGCGAGAACGCCACGAGGGCAGGCGCGTACCTGCGCGATGCGCTCGAACGCTTCGGCGAACGCACCGGGCTGATCGCAGAGATCCGCGGCGCGGGGCTCATGGTGGGCGTGACGCTCACCCGTCCCGTCGCCAAGACCCTCGCCGACGCAGCGCTCGAACGCCGGGTGCTGCTGAACCCGATCGGCGACGATATCGTCCGCTTCCTGCCTCCGCTGGTATGCACAGAATCCGAAATTGATACACTATCAGCCGTGATGGACGACATTTCGAAGGGGCTGTGA
- the argB gene encoding acetylglutamate kinase, translating to MNEHMQTLLDKALTLTEALPWIKRTWGRTVVVKYGGSAMTDPAMRASIAEDVVLMKLVGVNPVIVHGGGPDITAYMQRLGLPVEFRNGLRVTPPEAMEVVKMVLVGKNNKDIVSDINSHGRYAVGISGDDGNLIRARQLDPELGMVGEVTGIDTTVVDNLIGDGFIPVVATVGAGEDGSSYNINADTAAGEIAAALGAEKIIFLTDVDGLYADFTDKGSLISALSLEQARSMVTAGEVEKGMLPKVQACVRALEGGVSRAHILNGTTPHALLLEVYTDAGVGTMITRNGAPTEGEVS from the coding sequence ATGAACGAACACATGCAGACGCTTCTCGACAAAGCGCTCACCCTGACCGAGGCGCTCCCGTGGATCAAGCGCACGTGGGGCCGGACGGTCGTCGTGAAGTACGGCGGGTCGGCGATGACCGATCCGGCGATGCGCGCATCGATCGCCGAGGACGTCGTGCTGATGAAGCTCGTCGGCGTCAACCCGGTGATCGTGCACGGCGGCGGCCCTGACATCACAGCATACATGCAGCGCCTGGGTCTGCCGGTGGAGTTCCGCAACGGTCTGCGGGTGACGCCGCCAGAGGCGATGGAAGTCGTGAAGATGGTTCTGGTCGGCAAGAACAACAAGGACATCGTGAGCGACATCAACAGCCACGGCAGGTACGCCGTCGGCATCTCAGGCGACGACGGGAACCTCATCCGGGCCCGGCAGCTCGACCCTGAGCTCGGCATGGTCGGCGAGGTCACGGGCATCGACACCACGGTGGTCGACAACCTCATCGGCGACGGCTTCATCCCGGTCGTCGCGACCGTCGGTGCGGGAGAGGACGGGTCGTCGTACAACATCAACGCCGACACCGCTGCAGGCGAGATCGCCGCGGCGCTCGGCGCAGAGAAGATCATCTTCCTCACCGACGTCGACGGCCTGTATGCGGACTTCACCGACAAGGGCTCGCTCATCAGCGCGCTGTCGCTCGAGCAGGCCCGTTCGATGGTCACCGCTGGCGAGGTCGAGAAGGGCATGCTGCCCAAGGTGCAAGCGTGCGTCCGGGCCCTCGAAGGCGGCGTGTCGCGCGCACACATCCTGAACGGGACCACGCCGCATGCGCTGCTCCTCGAGGTCTACACCGATGCGGGCGTGGGCACGATGATCACCCGCAACGGCGCGCCGACTGAAGGCGAGGTGAGCTGA
- the argH gene encoding argininosuccinate lyase: MPAAPEGGATPWSGRFERTPERFQQRFGASLPVDRRLYAEDIAGSIAHARMLGTQGVLSHEDVEAIVRGLIGIREDIEAGRLEFDVASEDIHMAIEQELTRRIGEAGKRLHTARSRNDQVATDVRLFVKRRAHELVALANRLRSTIVDLAEAHLGAVMPGYTHLQKAQPVLFSHHLLAYFWMLSRDVRRLKAAYDAADALPLGSAALAGTTFPIDRGAVAAELGVSAVVPNSMDAVSDRDFAADAIYACALGMVHLSRLCEELVLWSTEEFGFIVLDDAWSTGSSIMPQKKNPDFAELVRGKTGRAIGDLVALLVTLKGLPLAYNKDMQEDKEPLFDALDTYADALVAVEGMLATMRVDTERMAAAALGGYMAATDLADLLASKGVPFREAHEIVGRLVLECERSGRRLQDLSATELAAASPHLGEDAVAALDIAEVVARRTSEGGTAPERVREQLADASAVLAADERWLAEHPPA; the protein is encoded by the coding sequence ATGCCCGCGGCGCCGGAAGGCGGCGCGACCCCCTGGAGCGGGCGCTTCGAGCGGACCCCCGAGCGCTTCCAGCAGCGGTTCGGGGCCTCGCTGCCCGTCGATCGGCGTCTGTACGCCGAGGACATCGCCGGCTCGATCGCGCACGCGCGCATGCTGGGCACGCAAGGCGTGCTGTCCCACGAGGACGTCGAGGCGATCGTCCGCGGCCTCATCGGGATCCGCGAGGACATCGAGGCCGGACGGCTCGAGTTCGACGTCGCGTCCGAGGACATCCACATGGCCATCGAGCAGGAGCTCACGCGCCGGATCGGCGAGGCGGGCAAGCGGCTCCACACCGCGCGCTCGCGGAACGACCAGGTCGCGACCGACGTGCGGCTGTTCGTGAAGCGGCGCGCGCACGAGCTCGTGGCGCTCGCGAACCGCCTGCGCTCCACCATCGTCGATCTCGCAGAGGCGCACCTCGGCGCCGTCATGCCGGGATACACGCACCTGCAAAAGGCACAGCCGGTGCTGTTCTCGCACCACCTGCTCGCGTACTTCTGGATGCTCTCCAGAGACGTCCGTCGCCTGAAAGCGGCGTACGACGCTGCCGACGCCTTGCCCCTCGGGTCGGCCGCCCTTGCGGGCACCACGTTCCCGATCGACCGCGGTGCGGTCGCTGCCGAGCTCGGCGTTTCGGCGGTCGTCCCCAACTCGATGGACGCGGTGTCGGATCGTGACTTCGCGGCAGACGCGATCTACGCGTGCGCGCTCGGCATGGTGCACCTGTCGCGCTTGTGCGAGGAGCTGGTGCTGTGGTCCACAGAGGAGTTCGGGTTCATCGTCCTCGACGATGCCTGGTCGACAGGCTCCAGCATCATGCCGCAGAAGAAGAACCCTGACTTCGCCGAGCTCGTGCGCGGAAAGACCGGCCGTGCGATCGGCGACCTCGTGGCGCTTCTTGTGACGCTCAAAGGGCTTCCGCTCGCGTACAACAAAGACATGCAGGAAGACAAAGAACCGCTGTTCGACGCGCTCGACACCTACGCGGACGCGCTCGTGGCGGTCGAGGGCATGCTTGCGACGATGCGGGTGGACACGGAGCGCATGGCGGCGGCCGCGCTCGGCGGCTACATGGCCGCGACCGACCTCGCCGATCTGCTCGCCTCGAAAGGAGTCCCCTTCCGCGAGGCGCACGAGATCGTGGGCCGTCTGGTGCTCGAGTGCGAGCGGTCGGGACGCAGGCTCCAGGACCTGAGCGCAACCGAGCTCGCCGCAGCGTCTCCGCACCTCGGCGAGGACGCGGTCGCGGCGCTGGACATCGCCGAGGTGGTCGCGCGCAGGACCAGCGAGGGCGGCACGGCGCCGGAGCGCGTCCGCGAGCAGCTGGCCGACGCGAGCGCCGTGCTCGCGGCCGACGAGCGGTGGCTCGCGGAGCATCCGCCGGCCTAG